Part of the Methanothermobacter sp. genome, AAAAACAGAAAAACACCCCCGTATTCACGGAAGGTCTACAGAAATAGGGACTTTGTGGTGTATAGGGTGGAAGTTTAGAATATCTTGCAGTTTATGTGTGGAAGTCTATTGAGCTCCTTTGCGATCAATAATCATACATGAGGTTATAAAAATGAAAAGGCTTTTCGGTACATTTGGTGTTAGGAGACTTGCAAATGAAGTTTTAACACCTGAATTTGCATCTAAACTTGCAGCAGCATATGGTTCCATTGTAGATGGTAAAATCGCTGTTGGAGGGGATACAAGGACATCCACGGTCATGATAAAAAATGCAGTTATATCAGGCCTCCTATCAAGTGGATGCGATGTTGTTGATCTGGGAATACTGCCAACACCGGCGGTCCAGTATGCGGTGAGGAATTACTATGATGGGGGTGTTATCGTAACCGCTTCCCACAACCCTCCAGAGTACAATGGCATAAAATTCGTTGACGCTGACGGTATAGGGATCCCGGATTATATGGAGGAGGAAATAGAGGATATATTCTTCCAGAAAAAATTTAAGAGGGCTTCATGGAATGAGATAGGCCACCTGACAGTCAATCAGGGCATAATAAATGAGTACCAGGAGGAGGTTATAAGGAGGGTCGACGCAGAGGCCATCAGAAAGAGAAATTTCAGGGTGGTGGTTGACTGTGGCTGCGGTGCTGGATCCTACACAATGCCATACATCCTCAGGAAACTGGGCTGCAGTGTTGTGACCCTTAATTCCCAGCCTGATGGGTTTTTCCCTGGACGTGACCCTGAACCTGTCCCTGAGAACCTCTCTGAGCTCATGGATACTGTCAGGTCAACCGGGGCTGATCTGGGGATAGCCCAT contains:
- the glmM gene encoding phosphoglucosamine mutase; amino-acid sequence: MRSIIIHEVIKMKRLFGTFGVRRLANEVLTPEFASKLAAAYGSIVDGKIAVGGDTRTSTVMIKNAVISGLLSSGCDVVDLGILPTPAVQYAVRNYYDGGVIVTASHNPPEYNGIKFVDADGIGIPDYMEEEIEDIFFQKKFKRASWNEIGHLTVNQGIINEYQEEVIRRVDAEAIRKRNFRVVVDCGCGAGSYTMPYILRKLGCSVVTLNSQPDGFFPGRDPEPVPENLSELMDTVRSTGADLGIAHDGDADRTICIDEKGQFVLGDRTFALVEKRMLQENGGGIIVTTVATSSAIYDVAEENNGEVIATAVGDLLVARKLKETGGLFGGEENGGLIFPDFVYGRDAALTAAKILEIMAHEGRHLSELVSELPSYYSEKKKIKCPDEIKGDVMKLVAEMVSSEPGVRDIDTTDGVKIFRDDGWVIIRPSGTEPIFRCFAESDTQENATKMAEWGISLVEEAIEKLGKV